A genomic window from Sporosarcina sp. Marseille-Q4063 includes:
- a CDS encoding helix-turn-helix transcriptional regulator produces MAILLNRLKELRARDGLSQTELATLTDSSRQTISLIERGDYLPSILIAMKIAKVFQLPVDEVFSIEEEEK; encoded by the coding sequence ATGGCAATATTGCTTAATCGCTTGAAAGAATTACGTGCTAGAGATGGATTAAGTCAAACCGAGTTAGCTACATTAACCGATTCCTCAAGACAAACAATCAGTTTAATCGAAAGAGGCGATTATTTACCGTCAATTTTAATTGCGATGAAAATCGCGAAAGTATTCCAACTACCTGTGGATGAAGTATTTTCAATAGAGGAGGAAGAGAAATGA
- a CDS encoding ABC transporter ATP-binding protein: protein MNKTHTSQETVLHAQNVRKSFGTRGNVQEVLKGIDLRVNKGEFVGIMGPSGAGKTTLLNVLATIDRATGGAILIDGDDISKMKDAGLSAFRRDKLGFIFQDYNLLDTLTAKENILLPISLGKVKKKVAEGRFNDIATILGITDIAHKYPHEISGGQKQRTSAARALINEPSMVFADEPTGALDSKSASSLLGTMEDVNKKRGVTIMMVTHDAIASSYASRVVFLKDGQIYSELYRGDKTRQAFFQDILKVQGVLGGDSVDTI from the coding sequence ATGAATAAAACACATACATCGCAAGAAACTGTTCTACACGCGCAAAACGTTCGCAAATCATTTGGAACAAGGGGAAATGTGCAGGAAGTATTGAAAGGAATCGATCTTCGCGTCAACAAGGGGGAATTCGTCGGCATAATGGGACCCTCAGGGGCTGGAAAAACTACGCTGTTGAATGTTCTAGCGACAATCGATCGTGCGACAGGCGGCGCGATTTTGATTGACGGAGATGATATTTCGAAGATGAAAGATGCTGGGTTATCAGCGTTCCGTCGCGACAAACTCGGGTTCATTTTCCAAGACTATAATCTCCTCGACACATTAACTGCAAAAGAAAATATATTGTTGCCAATTTCACTTGGAAAAGTGAAGAAGAAGGTAGCGGAGGGACGATTCAACGACATCGCAACAATTTTGGGGATCACTGACATTGCGCATAAATACCCGCATGAAATTTCCGGTGGACAGAAACAACGTACTTCGGCAGCGCGCGCACTCATTAATGAACCATCTATGGTATTCGCAGACGAGCCGACAGGGGCACTTGATTCGAAATCAGCATCATCGCTTTTAGGAACGATGGAAGATGTTAATAAAAAGCGCGGCGTCACAATCATGATGGTGACACATGATGCGATCGCTTCAAGTTACGCGAGTCGCGTTGTTTTCTTGAAAGACGGGCAGATTTATTCGGAACTATATCGCGGCGACAAAACGAGACAAGCCTTTTTCCAGGACATCTTAAAAGTCCAAGGCGTTCTCGGGGGTGACAGCGTTGACACTATTTGA
- a CDS encoding FtsX-like permease family protein: MTLFDLVIRSMRKNIKHYYLYFFALIFSVVLYFVFATLQYDSAILERAEQSMKFSSAFKVAGALLIFIAGIFIVYANAIFLKRRSREIGLYQLIGLNKGAVSRLLIIENAILSAGALVIGIGVGILVSRVFLLLLMKLVGYEGFIALSFSTAAVVQTAVVFIVIILLTTIQMIYAVYRNTLISLFNADKKGENPKKPKTFVSATLALLGIGLIVFGYWLSGNMMNEMLFFNMIAVLVSTILGTYLVFRVTISWLFYQIRARKQGHLGLNNSLSIASLMHRMKGNANSLTIITVLSAMTLAMLAGSYSLYYSTEKESRYMMPHDFMFESDEGLAEQFGEELRENGIDFTSEKIELLGVWGSFEKDIFPEWDGPMDGTYGFSIVSDQQLKNAGLQVEAPAKGTAIMHDMNYSMSMKNMKLPFDVNITSGESDRQFRITELGSGNVVNFVSVGFQLIVNDAYFEELKEQLLFENEGNRVLDVYAINLLDRNQLKAASTIFSQSKYKDNAEGENYAYHTDYYSMYENGIQTNGLLIFIAGFLGLVFLISTGSILYFKQMTEAEQEKQSYATLRQLGFTVKDIMKGIIRKQMFVFGLPLAIGLLHSVFAIKAASFLFMSDITVPTTIVMGVYALIYIVFAFLTVGYYRKTVKAAL, from the coding sequence TTGACACTATTTGATCTTGTCATTCGCAGCATGCGGAAAAACATTAAGCATTATTATCTTTATTTCTTCGCGCTCATTTTTAGCGTCGTTCTATACTTCGTCTTTGCGACATTGCAATATGACTCCGCAATTCTAGAGCGGGCAGAGCAATCAATGAAGTTTTCTTCCGCGTTTAAAGTTGCAGGTGCTTTGCTGATTTTTATCGCTGGGATTTTTATTGTTTATGCAAACGCCATTTTTCTAAAACGCAGAAGCCGCGAAATCGGTTTATATCAATTGATCGGATTGAATAAAGGGGCAGTTTCACGCCTGTTAATTATTGAAAATGCCATTCTAAGTGCCGGCGCACTCGTCATTGGAATCGGCGTGGGGATACTCGTTTCCCGTGTGTTCTTATTATTACTGATGAAGTTGGTTGGTTATGAAGGATTTATTGCTTTGTCATTTTCAACTGCGGCAGTTGTTCAAACGGCTGTTGTCTTTATTGTAATTATTCTACTGACCACTATACAAATGATATACGCGGTTTATCGAAATACGTTAATTAGTTTATTTAATGCAGATAAAAAAGGTGAAAATCCAAAGAAGCCGAAAACATTCGTATCAGCAACACTGGCACTTTTGGGAATCGGTCTAATCGTTTTTGGTTATTGGTTATCCGGAAATATGATGAATGAAATGCTGTTTTTCAATATGATTGCTGTCCTTGTATCAACAATTTTAGGAACGTATCTAGTGTTTCGTGTCACGATTAGTTGGTTGTTTTATCAAATTCGTGCTAGAAAACAAGGGCATCTTGGATTGAATAATAGTTTATCAATTGCATCACTCATGCATCGCATGAAAGGAAATGCCAACTCGCTGACCATCATTACTGTATTGTCTGCAATGACACTTGCGATGCTGGCAGGTTCCTACTCGCTTTATTATTCGACTGAAAAAGAGTCGCGATATATGATGCCGCATGATTTTATGTTTGAAAGTGATGAGGGATTGGCGGAACAATTTGGCGAGGAACTTAGAGAAAACGGCATTGATTTTACAAGCGAAAAAATTGAGTTGCTAGGTGTATGGGGTTCATTTGAGAAGGATATTTTCCCAGAATGGGATGGACCGATGGATGGTACGTACGGATTTTCGATTGTGAGTGATCAACAGCTTAAAAATGCCGGTTTGCAAGTTGAGGCTCCTGCGAAAGGAACAGCCATTATGCATGATATGAATTATTCGATGTCAATGAAAAATATGAAATTGCCGTTTGACGTCAACATAACTAGTGGTGAAAGCGACAGGCAATTTCGTATAACCGAGTTGGGAAGTGGAAACGTTGTGAATTTCGTTTCTGTAGGTTTTCAACTAATCGTCAATGATGCGTATTTTGAAGAATTAAAAGAACAATTGCTCTTTGAAAATGAAGGGAATAGAGTTCTAGATGTATATGCAATTAATTTACTAGATAGAAATCAGCTCAAGGCTGCGTCTACAATATTTTCACAGTCAAAGTATAAAGATAATGCCGAAGGAGAGAATTACGCCTATCATACAGATTACTATTCGATGTATGAGAATGGAATCCAAACCAATGGGCTATTGATCTTTATTGCTGGATTCTTAGGCTTGGTATTCTTAATTTCAACAGGCAGCATCCTATACTTCAAACAAATGACAGAAGCCGAACAGGAAAAACAAAGTTACGCGACGCTTCGTCAGCTCGGATTTACGGTGAAGGACATTATGAAAGGGATTATTCGCAAGCAAATGTTTGTTTTCGGATTGCCGCTTGCGATCGGTTTATTGCATTCCGTGTTTGCGATAAAAGCGGCGTCATTCCTATTCATGTCTGATATCACAGTGCCAACGACCATTGTGATGGGAGTATATGCATTAATTTACATTGTATTTGCGTTCTTGACTGTAGGTTACTACCGGAAAACAGTAAAAGCAGCGCTTTAA
- a CDS encoding DUF3169 family protein produces MRKRKGSLTLFTAIGIAFIFGLIVILWDALGPIVPFEKELMAFIMLAILFVMSIRIGLIWNKADAKESPGFNIDELDARKEKIAHKFVGSTSLLLIVGATCSFIAGLAWNLGDNLLASVIVTSFLSIFIFATYAQFKAVSYHNKYSPAAFVNLKRLDGYKEIFENLDEGEKFEHYRVAYKSFYAMNLIFPVTLLILFFVSIASSPQYVALLVVGILWFIMYIIYYREGAKSHSN; encoded by the coding sequence ATGAGGAAAAGGAAAGGTTCACTAACCCTTTTTACGGCTATTGGGATTGCGTTTATTTTTGGCTTGATTGTTATATTATGGGATGCGCTTGGCCCAATTGTACCATTCGAAAAAGAGTTGATGGCTTTTATAATGCTCGCTATATTATTTGTCATGTCCATTCGTATTGGCTTGATCTGGAACAAAGCAGACGCAAAGGAAAGTCCAGGATTCAACATTGATGAACTCGATGCAAGAAAAGAAAAAATTGCTCATAAGTTTGTAGGCTCTACTTCTTTATTGTTAATCGTTGGAGCTACCTGTTCTTTTATCGCTGGACTAGCATGGAACTTAGGCGATAACCTACTTGCGAGTGTAATTGTCACTTCATTCTTATCTATCTTCATTTTTGCGACCTATGCCCAATTTAAAGCGGTTAGTTACCATAATAAATATAGCCCCGCAGCATTCGTGAACTTGAAACGACTAGACGGTTACAAAGAAATTTTCGAAAATCTGGATGAAGGAGAAAAGTTTGAGCACTATCGCGTTGCGTATAAATCCTTTTATGCCATGAATTTAATCTTTCCCGTTACACTTCTCATTCTATTTTTTGTCTCCATCGCTTCCAGTCCACAGTACGTAGCACTCTTGGTTGTCGGTATACTTTGGTTTATCATGTATATAATTTACTACCGTGAAGGTGCTAAATCGCATTCAAACTAA
- a CDS encoding alanine/glycine:cation symporter family protein has translation MVMDALNWLVGPANDFLWTYVLIGFLLIIGVYFTIRTKFVQIRLFKEMFRLIFEKKESNDGVSPFQAFTISAASRVGTGNVTGVALAIGIGGPGAVFWMWMIAIIGMATAFIESTLAQVYKVKDGDTFRGGPAYYMQKALGYRKLGIVFAILLTLCFGFIFNAVQSNTISQSFMDVFGLPDWVVGLALVLLTAVIIFGGVKRIVKVTELIVPIMAIFYLLIASYVVIVNITEIPAVFMLIIEHAFGIKEVVGGGIGVAMMQGIRRGLFSNEAGMGSVPNAAATANVSHPAKQGLVQSLGVFFDTIMICSATAFIIILAGLYTTGEQSGIILTQASMAVHVGSWAPYFVAIAIMFFAFSSIIGNYYYGETNIEFIKASKSWMTVYRVFVLAMVMFGAMAKVSLVWNMADLFMGVMAVLNLIVIAVLGKVAFKVLDDFSAQRRKGLNPVFKASSIPGLKNAECWEDAKVKDRISKL, from the coding sequence ATGGTAATGGACGCGCTTAACTGGTTGGTCGGTCCGGCAAATGATTTTTTATGGACGTATGTACTGATTGGTTTTCTATTAATAATCGGTGTTTATTTCACGATTCGCACCAAATTCGTGCAAATTCGGTTGTTCAAAGAAATGTTCCGACTGATCTTTGAGAAAAAAGAAAGTAACGATGGGGTTTCTCCATTTCAAGCGTTTACCATTAGCGCTGCTTCACGAGTAGGCACGGGGAATGTGACGGGCGTAGCGCTTGCAATTGGAATCGGTGGTCCGGGAGCGGTCTTTTGGATGTGGATGATCGCAATCATCGGAATGGCTACGGCTTTTATTGAAAGTACGCTGGCGCAAGTGTATAAAGTGAAGGATGGCGATACGTTCCGTGGAGGGCCTGCCTATTACATGCAGAAAGCGCTCGGATACCGCAAACTAGGAATTGTCTTTGCTATTTTATTAACGCTTTGTTTTGGATTTATATTTAATGCGGTCCAATCGAATACAATTAGCCAATCATTTATGGATGTTTTCGGTCTGCCAGACTGGGTAGTCGGTCTGGCCTTGGTGTTATTGACGGCGGTCATTATTTTCGGCGGCGTGAAACGAATTGTTAAAGTGACGGAGTTAATTGTCCCGATAATGGCAATTTTTTATTTGCTGATTGCCTCCTATGTTGTCATTGTTAACATTACAGAAATTCCCGCTGTCTTTATGTTGATTATTGAACATGCTTTTGGCATTAAGGAAGTCGTCGGAGGCGGAATCGGCGTAGCTATGATGCAAGGAATACGTCGAGGCCTATTTTCAAACGAAGCTGGAATGGGTAGTGTGCCGAACGCGGCAGCTACGGCGAATGTTTCCCACCCGGCGAAACAAGGACTTGTCCAAAGTTTAGGCGTATTTTTTGATACGATCATGATTTGTTCAGCGACTGCATTCATCATCATTTTGGCTGGCCTTTATACGACAGGCGAGCAAAGTGGCATTATATTAACGCAGGCTTCCATGGCCGTTCATGTTGGTTCATGGGCTCCTTATTTTGTTGCCATTGCGATCATGTTTTTTGCTTTCAGTTCGATCATCGGAAATTATTATTACGGCGAAACGAATATTGAATTCATAAAAGCAAGTAAATCATGGATGACTGTTTACCGTGTCTTTGTCCTTGCTATGGTCATGTTCGGCGCGATGGCGAAAGTGAGCCTCGTTTGGAACATGGCGGATTTATTCATGGGGGTCATGGCGGTCTTGAACTTGATTGTAATTGCGGTACTAGGAAAAGTTGCGTTTAAAGTGTTGGACGACTTCTCTGCCCAACGACGTAAAGGCTTGAATCCGGTATTTAAAGCAAGCTCGATTCCAGGTTTGAAAAATGCCGAATGCTGGGAAGATGCCAAAGTGAAAGACAGAATTTCAAAACTATAA
- the argS gene encoding arginine--tRNA ligase has protein sequence MKTEVLHALQQFSPIPLNENMLERPVHAHMGDLALPCFPFAKNLRKSPVSIADEIAKSIKHPLIHKAEAVNGYVNIFLNRSQITSSLLQTIQEQSRSYGSSNIGKNGVVTIDMSSPNIAKPFSMGHLRSTVIGNSISLLLEKNGYKTVKINYIGDWGTQFGKLLTAYQQCGNELEVRQAPIQTLLKLYIQFHEKAEQDDSLNDQGRAAFKALEDGNPEALALWDWFKSESLKEFQRIYDLLGVKFDSYNGEAYYNDKMEPIVDMLNEKGLLKESDGALVVELGDDMPPCLIKKSDGATLYATRDLTAAIDRKKNYDFVKSIYVVGNEQSLHFTQFKKVLEKMDYEWSKDIQHVPFGLILKDGKKMSTRKGKIVLLEEVLKDAISLAQSTIEAKNPNLENKMEIAETIGVGAIIFSDLKQHRKHDIEFDLETMLQTEGETGPYVQYTFARANSVLRKSGETSSYTVNKVNDFEWEIVKSLEQFPQIIQHSAKELDPSIIAKYAVDLAQAFNSFYGNIHVLTDSKNKPYRIALIRSTTIILKEALRLLGMKAPEEM, from the coding sequence ATGAAAACAGAGGTTTTGCATGCGTTGCAACAATTTAGTCCGATTCCTTTGAATGAAAATATGTTAGAACGACCCGTGCATGCACATATGGGCGATTTAGCATTGCCCTGCTTCCCATTTGCAAAGAATTTAAGAAAATCACCTGTTAGTATTGCGGATGAAATTGCAAAGTCGATCAAGCATCCACTTATCCACAAAGCTGAAGCTGTGAACGGTTATGTGAATATCTTTCTGAACCGTTCACAAATCACTAGTTCCCTACTCCAAACAATCCAAGAGCAATCTAGATCCTACGGGTCATCCAACATTGGAAAAAACGGGGTCGTGACAATTGATATGTCTTCCCCAAACATTGCGAAACCGTTCTCTATGGGACATTTACGCTCCACGGTCATTGGGAATTCGATTTCTTTATTGCTTGAAAAGAATGGCTACAAAACCGTGAAAATAAATTACATCGGTGATTGGGGAACACAGTTTGGCAAGCTGCTAACAGCTTATCAACAATGTGGGAATGAACTAGAAGTACGACAAGCCCCGATTCAAACGCTGTTAAAGCTATACATTCAATTCCACGAAAAAGCAGAGCAAGATGATTCGTTGAATGACCAGGGAAGAGCGGCTTTTAAAGCATTGGAGGACGGCAATCCCGAAGCGCTTGCCTTATGGGATTGGTTCAAATCGGAATCATTGAAGGAGTTTCAACGCATTTATGATTTACTCGGCGTGAAATTCGATTCCTATAACGGCGAAGCTTATTATAACGATAAAATGGAACCGATTGTTGATATGTTGAATGAAAAGGGCTTGTTGAAAGAATCAGATGGCGCTTTGGTCGTGGAATTGGGAGATGATATGCCACCTTGTCTGATTAAAAAATCAGACGGGGCGACGCTGTATGCCACCCGCGATTTGACTGCAGCAATCGACAGAAAAAAGAATTACGATTTCGTAAAATCCATCTATGTCGTCGGAAATGAACAAAGTCTGCACTTTACACAATTCAAAAAGGTACTCGAAAAGATGGATTATGAATGGTCGAAAGATATTCAACATGTACCTTTCGGGCTCATTTTGAAAGACGGAAAAAAGATGTCGACACGTAAAGGGAAAATCGTCTTGTTGGAAGAAGTTTTAAAAGATGCAATCTCGCTGGCACAATCAACGATTGAAGCAAAAAATCCCAATTTGGAAAATAAAATGGAAATTGCTGAAACTATTGGTGTTGGCGCTATTATTTTCAGCGATTTGAAACAGCATCGAAAACATGATATCGAGTTTGACCTTGAGACAATGCTTCAAACTGAAGGCGAAACTGGGCCCTACGTGCAATATACTTTCGCCCGTGCTAATTCAGTGTTAAGAAAGTCCGGGGAAACAAGCTCTTATACCGTGAACAAAGTAAATGATTTCGAGTGGGAAATCGTTAAATCTCTAGAACAGTTCCCTCAAATCATCCAACATTCCGCTAAAGAATTAGATCCTTCAATCATTGCGAAGTACGCCGTCGATCTCGCACAGGCTTTCAACTCGTTTTATGGAAACATCCATGTGCTTACCGATTCGAAAAACAAACCTTATAGAATCGCACTTATCAGAAGCACGACAATTATCTTAAAGGAAGCGCTTCGACTTTTGGGAATGAAAGCACCGGAAGAGATGTAA
- a CDS encoding MBL fold metallo-hydrolase produces MQNQLSYGEDFKYIPATSLESGVGTEVLPDLYCHTIQIVNICLVGNADATNFVLIDAGMPHSAKEIISVAEKRFGENSRPQAIILTHGHFDHVGSIIELIEHWNVPVYAHELEMPFLTGKTSYPKPDTTVEGGMVSKMSAMFPIEPINLGNTILPLPADGSVPHLPKFRWIHTPGHTPGHVSFFREEDKALIAGDAFVTVKQEYLYKVFTQEQEISGPPRYLTTDWEAAFESVKKLEALQPAVAITGHGITMTGQLLTNSLHQLVEEFDKIAVPDHGKYV; encoded by the coding sequence TTGCAAAATCAATTATCGTACGGCGAGGATTTTAAATACATTCCGGCGACATCGCTTGAAAGCGGAGTAGGAACTGAGGTATTGCCAGATTTATATTGCCATACCATTCAAATTGTAAATATATGTTTGGTGGGAAATGCCGATGCAACTAATTTTGTGTTAATAGATGCAGGCATGCCACATTCGGCTAAGGAGATTATTTCTGTTGCTGAAAAACGCTTTGGTGAAAATAGTCGACCCCAAGCCATCATTTTAACGCATGGGCATTTCGATCATGTCGGCTCGATTATCGAGTTGATCGAACATTGGAATGTTCCTGTTTATGCGCATGAATTAGAGATGCCTTTCTTAACGGGAAAAACAAGTTATCCAAAACCGGATACAACGGTCGAAGGCGGCATGGTGTCAAAAATGTCTGCTATGTTTCCAATTGAGCCCATCAACTTGGGAAATACGATTCTACCACTTCCTGCAGACGGAAGTGTTCCGCATTTGCCGAAATTTCGTTGGATTCATACGCCTGGGCACACTCCTGGACATGTTTCATTTTTTAGAGAAGAAGATAAAGCCTTAATCGCTGGCGATGCGTTTGTAACTGTAAAACAGGAATACCTTTATAAAGTCTTTACACAAGAACAAGAAATTAGCGGGCCGCCTAGATATTTAACGACTGACTGGGAGGCGGCTTTTGAATCAGTAAAAAAATTGGAAGCTTTACAACCAGCCGTCGCCATTACAGGTCATGGGATTACGATGACTGGCCAATTGTTAACGAATAGTTTACACCAACTTGTTGAAGAATTTGACAAAATTGCCGTTCCTGACCATGGAAAGTATGTTTAG